gaccgagagagagagagagagagcgagagagagagagagagagagagagagagagagagagagagagagggagagagagagagaggatacaCGTGCACCGTGCACGCGTCGAATATTTCGACGAGTGTAACACACCGGCGTTCCGGTGGTATGCAAATACGAATATTTTGGGCACATTAACTCGGCTATTTGGAACACACCTGTTTCATTGCTACGCATGAGAAAATTCTATATCGTGAGGAAAGTTAAATAGTGAATTATTGTCTGATTTATGAATCGTTTCGATCAAATATTCAATGACCAGAGAAATAATTGACAACCAAAGTTCAATTAATTCGATTGACGAATCGAAATGCATTAACTTGACATTAACCGCAGAACGATTAAATTTACGGGAATCTTGGAACGTCGCTGTTGGATCTCGCTGGAATCTCTCGCGTTGCGTCAGACCTTTCTAAAAATGCAAAGACACGACCGTGACACGGGAATCGCACCGTTATAAATATCCCTTAGGACCATTAGACCGTATAATGGGCCGAGATTAATAGTGCATGTAATCCCGTGGATATATATCCCATGGGGAAAATGTCAAGCGGTGAGCCAATGTTTGACGATGACGGCGATGTTACCCTTCAAAACTGTCAGTTCATCCCCCGACACTTAGGGCACAATCAAGTTCCATTTGTCTATTCGGCTTCCCGTCCTTCTCGTTCGCCCTTCATCGAAACCCTTCGAATCGTCTCTTCCCCCTCTCCCCTCCACTTCCCCCGAACCCCTTTTTCACTCCCACCGTTTCTCCCGACGTTATCGTTGAGTCACTCTACACGATGTTCCGTGAGAATCGAATTAATGGTCACTCGTTTGCCGACGatgtcctctttttttctttttctttttctttttctttttctttttatcctttttcttttttcacgctTCACTCGTAAATCCGATCAAATAATCGAATCTCGTGATGTAATCGTACGACTTCCTACGTTTCGAAATTTCCGAAAACACGGATTATTCttaaattctttgaaatatttagtTAAAGTTTCAAGAGTCGAATTGATCATGGCGAATTCCGCGTACAAAGGAACCTTAGTCTTGGCTTGAGAATCGTCGAGGTTCTTTATTTCAAAGTGACGTTCGAATATTAAACACAAGAAatggaatgagaaagaaagcttCGTAGTACGGTTGAAcgcgtttatttaaaaaatatttgtcaaagacagagataaagatcGGAGGGATCTACTGTTTCTTTGAAATCCACTACCCGCGATATCATTGAAGACGAAGTGTACAAAAGCCACGTGCCGCGATTCCGCTTTATTCCTTGCCTCTCAAAGGACCACCGACGTTATAGACATAGCCTTATAAAGCGCTATAGTGAGTATATACCTCCGCGTATATAAAAAACGTTCGaactttctcttattttaattttaaatttatatttcaaaatttcaattgttttATCACGATAACATTGGACTTTCGTCGCTTCGAAaacattcaaatatttcattcccACGATCCTCGACGTGATATTCTCGATAAAGTTAGATTAGATATTCGATAATACTCGAGCCGTCAATCGATAACTAACAACAATTTGTTGTCTcgatataagagaaaatatgaaaagatcTAAATGTAAATAGGTGTATACATGAGATCTAAGATCTTTGATGATCGATGAGAAAGTTGAAAGGAATGTCGGTactacgaaaaaagaaaaaagaaaattaaagataccTTCGACAGTAtcgtataataatgttaatgataaATCTCCGATGTTATACGAGTTGGAATTAAATTGGATGTAGTACCATCGTAAATCTCGGGGTTCTAATAAGTTACGGAGTTCGAGTTGTCGTTCCGCGTTGTCTACTTGAAAACTTCCGAAGCAAGAAATTATTATGGTAAAGTGGATGAGTACGGGACACGGGATACGGGACAGGGGCACGGGCacaagaaaagacaaaataaagaTGGAGAAAAGTGGCGTGATATAGGGTGGCAAGAAAGGGGAAGGTAAAAgagtaggaaaaaaagagtggTCTGAAGGAGGCCGAAATTAAAATGCACAGTTTTACGTTCAAGACCGTATAGGTTGGTATATCGTTCGTGAAAAGCCTCGGAATTACGGATTTAGAAAGTTTTCATCGTACGTTACGAGTAATACCGAGAACAGTTTGTTCTTTCCTCGTGAATGATATTGCCCTCGCGAATCGCGAGGCCCAGTTAATTTCCTCGCTAACTAGACATCTCCTctatttatcatcgatatcgaaagaatgaattattaattgttccAAACGAATATACCGATACCAATCGTTCGTCGAGCGATAGAATAATACGATcgtgttataaaaaaagaaaaaaagaaaaagaaaaatgaagaaaaaaaaaaaaaaaaaaaagaagagtctgtctcgacgacgatgaaatagattaaataatttcgtagTACGTAACTTAATTAAACGATCAATTCCGGTTGCCTCCATATGGACGACATATTCAGTGGTGAAATTTGAATATCGTCTGACTAAAAGACACTCTGACAGAGAAATGGCAAATTATCCGTGGGAGCTTTTCCACACGTAAAATGGgtatttaattgattattaactAACGTACAGTTTTGCCTATATAcctattgtttttcttttttcaaaaaaatatctgagcgtacacatatatgtggCTGTCTTGAATAAAATGTTTCGTCGATCCCATAGTTCCTTTTATTACGTTACTGTCAACAAATTTGATTCGTATCAATCGACGTGCACGttgtttaaatgaaaaaatcggACGAGACTGCAAGGCAGCTGTTGCTTCGAACGTAAATTTCTCAGGCTGCATAATTAAACGCACGGCTGGTGATAGCAAATAAAACTCTGCAGTACTCCGGGCAAATGAAAGAAACTCGTATTAAATGCGCGAGCACAGATGGTGCAAAGAATCGACATTGAGGCGAACGTCCGCTCgcctattattatattatcgaagtTAACGTGACAGATTCAAAAGGTCGTGACCTTGGAAGGGCGAATGACAGTTCgaagaaatcgaagaaaaaaagagatcgagTTGGTTAAGAAATGATCGAGTAGTTAGTCAGCCCTTTTCAAGCGATCAATCACCCTTCTCACTTTCTGGCTTCGCTTAAGATAAAAGATTCCAAATGAGACCTTGTACTCGTTGACTTCAAacaatcgatgaaaaaaacaaattattaaattcttttaatgatttatcgtAAATCACACGAATCCACCATTGACGAGCGCGCGAGGAatgtatcaataaaaaatatcaaaaaatgcacgattcttatatgtatatatatatatataaaaaaaaaaaaagaaataagacaaaaacaaaaaagaaaaaaaaattcctaatACATTCGGTGCTTAGATATTTCTGGcgcaaaatataaaaatcttgagTCTTCGAAGCTTACGTTGGACAGTTTCCAACTAAAACGACCGGAAAGATTTAGTCGAGAAGTTATGCAATAGTCATCCGacgcaaaatttattatttttttttttttttttttttttttttagtgtaACGCGAGCATTTCTGATTTtgtttaaatgaatgaaataaaaaataaaaaaaaaaaaataaaaaaacagaaaaagaaaaaacaaaaaaattgagagTATCCGAAAAGgattctttctttgatttttcttcgtaacAGTTAGCCTGGAACCAAGCAGAAGaggatgaaaatgaagaaagtcCTTGTAAAAAACAAGGATAGTGCTTTTCTCATGGATATCGTTAAGTGTATGTACAACGTTTAATTTCGCAGGCAAATGAAAAGTTTTACGGGAACGATAGCAGATGCTTCGTACTGGCCAGCACTCGAGCCTTCGAGGCTTTCTTCTAGGACGTAGATACtacttccctttttctcctttgctATCTACTATCTTGCATGCGAATTTCAATGGTGAATAGTTGTATCGTGATAAGGAGAATAGAtgaggaaaatagaaaagaagataaaaaaggataataattattacgtttGCAAAAAATTGCCACGATTTTATCGGCTTGAATTATCGAAGtagttaagaaaaaatttgaatgGTATTGAAATAAacgacgatctctctctctctctctctctctctctctctctatctatctatctctctctctctctttctcttagctCGTCTCTGGAAGAGATCACAGAGTGCGTAGCTTCTCGTCGTAGTAATTAGTTGGAGAAGCCAAGCGAAACTCAAACGGCAGGAAATGTGTTCTTCGCCTATACAGCAATACGATTTATCGATTTCTCCTCTTTCGTCCTTATCATCCCTCTTTCCCCTTGACTGTAAACGTCCATGAAAATCCTTTAATCCCCCGATTGGTATCCGACGCGTTGTAATGCGACAAAAGCAAAGGATTTTGTGGGAAGAAATgagtgaaaaaggaaaaaaaaaaaagaaaaaaaaaaagaacaaaaatcgTATGATTACAGAATCGGATTAACTCCGGATAGCAACGTTTGGGTAGGCGCATGGTGGATAGGTTTTCTGGCAGCTGCAGTTATTTGCTTTGTTATCGCGATACCGCTTCTGGCATTTCCTCCAGCCTTACCGGGTACGACGACAAATTTCAAACTTACTTATGGCCATTACAGGGATCACTTTTTGCCGATGtgctttttattctctctttctctctctctctctctctctctctctctctctctctctcgataactatcaaaataatttttaacatagTATTTCTTTCAATGCGAATCGGCAAAAGTGATTCTCGTGGAAAATATCGCAAACAGTCGTGACATTccgatcgttttctttttcaggttCGGAAGAATTGGCTAAAGAGAGAGTATCCGAGGCACACGCGAAACCAAGCAAATCCTCGTCTCGTGAACCTGGAGAAGCCTTTTCGAAAATTCGCGAACTACCACGTGCCATGACGGAATTGCTGACCAATCCGGCATTCTTCATGTTAAACTTGGCGGGTGCCAGTGAGGGCTTGCTTATAGCAGGTTTCGCTGCTTTCCTACCGAAACTGATCGAAAATCAATTTAGCGTCAACGCCAGCTCAGCCGCGTTATTGATGGGTGAATACATTTTGCAtttgcttttttgttttcccttcTCCCCCTCCCGGCTcaatcatcaccaccaccctCTCCCAAAAAAAcagacaaaaaaatgaaaataaaaaggaaaaaaagaaaaacacaacATTCGCACGACGCGAATCCTTTTCGCTAAACCGTCAACTGCAAAGGCACAGCAATTTTATATCGACGAGCGATCAAAACGCTATTATAACTTTTTACCTTGATCACCGAATGTCaaagcgagagaaagggagaaagaaagggagagagaaagagagagagagagagggagagagagagagagagagagagagagagagagagagggagagaaggatcGCTGTTTTTACTCTGCTTAACGACACTCCTTCTCATCCTTTGTTCCAGGATTGGTGACGGTACCCGCTGGCGGTGGTGGCACGTTCCTCGGTGGTTATTTGATAAAACGTTTGAATTTATCTTGCTCCggtattttgaaattttgtcTCTTCTCTACGGCTGCTTGTATAGTATTCACCCTCTGTTTTGCACTGAGCTGTCCAAATTTGAATTTTGCTGGACTCACCGTACCCTATCATTCTCTTACAAAGTACGTATCTTTTGAGATTCTTATGTTAAAGTaatctagagagagagagagagagagagagagagagagagagagagagagagagagagagagagaaaagaaataataaaaagaaataaaagaaataatttcattcgattcggTTTATTTATCCATAACCACGCTATTTATGAGAAatttatcctctttctcttttttccgatataaaaaaattaaatgcttCGCCATACATATTTCGCGCGGCCAGTCAGTCACGTTTTTAGaccatgaaatttttttctccaccCTTACGAAACTCgacgtaattttatttatccgtAAGCTAAAAGTAAAGCGTCGCATCAAATTTTCTGGAATAGCGCGCACGGCCAACGTTAAAATCGATTTCGTAGGAGCCCCGAAGAGAATCGCGGCGACGCGACTTAAAATACCTGACTATTCGATTACCGTCAGATTCAATTAAGATTTACTACAACGTACGCCGGGAGGTTGtcattttcattaatcgtTCGCAAgagagatatttataataaccaAGGGCCCTTATTCGGGTCGCGTTATCTTTGAAAGTACGccttttactatttttattctttttttctttttctttttttatccctttttttcctttcttttaatatatcacCTACATTTTAGAAAATCGTTATCGTTGGAAGACTCTTGCAACACTGCCTGCGGATGCTCCAGATCAGAATTTAATCCTATTTGCGGCATCGATGGGTTGACTTATTACTCGCCGTGCCACGCCGGATGTTATCAGGAAATATCGATGAACGACGTCAAAGTAAGTCAAATCCATAtcttatagataataacgaaatgactttattaaaatttatcgatctatcgatcgatgttGGAGTTTGTACGTCGAAGTAAAAGGGAAATTTTACGTGTTGACAGGTGTACGATGATTGCAGTTGCATTCAGGGTACGGCAAAAAATTTGACGATCTTAAATAGCAATGAAAATATCACTTACGAAGCTGTAAACACAACCTGCACAAGCACCTGTTCTTATTTATGGCTCTTCGTCGTTCTCGCTTTCTGTAACATGTTCGTTACGTTTCTCTGTACGATGCCAGCTCTGTCCTCGACCCTTAGAGTCGTACGGGACGATCAGAGATCCTTCGCCCTTGGTATACAATGGATAAAGGTTCGAATTCTTGGCACGATACCTGCTCCGATGGTCTTTGGTGCGCTCATCGACGAAACTTGCATCCTGTGGCAAGAGAATTGCGAAGGAAGAGGGGCTTGCCTTGTCtacgataattattacatgAGCAGGTTCGTATCTATTTCTTAACAATCGATTCGTTCGGCGAATTTCATCTCTTGAAATTTTACTCAACCGAGAGAGGTCTTGAAATATCGAAAACTAGAAAAAGGAACGTAGGTTATACCGTATATCGAGTATACCGTATATTTTTGCATTTCGTTGAGAAAGTAGCAGGTTTCATAACTCCCCCGAGAAAAGGAACATAAAACTGAATGTTTCCATTTAGATGTATCGAGGTCCTTCTGTAAAATGTAAGACTGTAAAATGTAAGTGACCTTTTGACAGAATGCAATCCAATGCATTCCTATATTATCGGAAGGTAAGGAGAAACAGAGCAACCGCGTTTATCGATTATCCGTATATGTTTCAGCTACATGTTAGCACTGGCTTTCATCGGCAAAGCCGCatccctcctcttctttttcttagccTGGTGGAGTTACATTCCTCCGGTAAGCAAGACGATTGGCTCGAATTCTCAAAAGGAGACCAATACTGGTGCAAACATTTCCTTGATGCCGAACGACGCCACCAACGATCTTCAATTAACACCAACCACGATCACACCTATGACGGACGCGTAGATTAATATCTAATACAATATGAGAAGAATATCATCAGTGAATTTGAGCACGCTTGCGTGCACGCtaataataaatgtgataACATTTTCTACGAAACGTTCTGCGAGTTGATACGTACGATACGCAATTCGTATTTTACGTCGTATAAGctgttgttttctttaaaactcgttatcgttctctttcgaacatttacatttttcttttcttcttcttctttttctttttgtttttctttttaatctaaaaaatcattttgttctcataaatatattgttcTCAGTGACTCAGCGGATTCGTTAAGCTCGCTATAAGCGTAGGATATTTGTGCAGTGTacaaaatatctatctatctataacgCCTTACAAACCACGAAACATATCCCTTggagatactttttttttccttttctttttcttcaacttGATATACCGATGCACGTGATATCGATATACAATGTGCTCTTAGATTCTCTCCGACCGTTTCCCTAAATCGACCGAATTTAGATAGGTCGTAAAATGAGCGATCTAAAAGAGATCTTTTTCATTACGTCGATCTCATCGTAAACATTATGAATTCGACGGTGCTATTATATAGCTCTCTGCTAAAGCTTGTTCACTGCCGGTATTTGAACCGTTCCATGattattaggaaaaaaaaaaaaaaaaagaataaaaaaaataaaaaaaaaaagaagaaaacattaGAACAAATGTTAAACCTCggtgaagaaaataaaaaaaaaaaaaaaaaaaaaaaaaagaaaaaaaaagagaaaaaagaaaaaaaagaaaaaaagaatagatactAATTGACTCGTTAACATTGGAGTATTACCAAATTGCAGAATACATCGCGCAAGTGCACttgtaatatttctaatactcGTTAATCgatatctaaaaaataaaagatcgatcgattttcgattTTCCTACCATAGTACCAATCTGTATTGACAAATAATACGTACTGAATGttaccagaaaaaaaaaaaaaggaaaaagtaaaaacaaagaaaaaaaaaaaaagaaactacatATTACGGATGTTTGTACTACTCATTGCAAAGTGCAAAGTGATATTTACGCTTAAGTAATTAGCCACTACTACAGTGCttggataaaaaaggaaaaagaaaaaaaaaaaaaacaatagaaatcGTATAGCGTTTAATCCGTAAATGGTGTCGACGAAACTCAATGTCACATTTTTACCCTTTGTAATATAAAGATTTGTAATCCGACGGTGTAATTTCTCTATGTAGACGACGTGTAAACGCCTTTATATTAatacgttattaatataaaagtacGATGCACTCGTCGGGAATACAAAGTTGTTTGTATCACGCAAGATGGAAAAATCAAATCGATGGTGCGAAATGAAACGTTATCGTATAAGGTGTTTCACATTTTTCTACGTTTATATCCGAGAGATTCCTCTTATTATCTTTGGGACGTTAACTATTCGTCTTTGAATGAAATGATCGTTGCTCTTTTGTTAAGAGAAAAACGCTCGATTCTAGGTACACGTAAGCGATGTTTTCGAtgttcgattaaaaaagaaaatcgtcgtAATATCGTCGTCGATTCAATGAAAACGCTCGTCAGAAATAGCTCAATTATAGGTACTTATTTGTCTACctacatatgcatatgtatataaaaactaCCGTAATAGGTTCGTTCTATTTCTCTGTGCGATTCGATTCTTTATCGTACGAAATTTATTAGcgatttataattgaaattatttttttttcattataacgaGCAATCGAGGTGTACACGATAGATACGAGCGTTATATGTGTTACGAATAAAGAGATTGTAAGCTCTGTTATACACCATTCCTTTTAaccttccctcccccccccccggCCCCCGGCCCCccatcaaagaaaatataaccgAGATATCCTATTCAATAGAAGTATCAAGATATGatatattcaaaatgattCATTGCCAACAATGTGAACTTTTACTAATCGTTGGAGAAATTATCGATAGTTTTCAACTAACGTATCGgtaaataaattcgttttcgagaaattcgatttttatgatgacgcatcgaaaaaaaaaatgttttcctaAAATCTTAGCTTCTCATGGAAAAATGTCTAAATCATCTTTTAGGGTTTATCAATGAGTTAAGAAATGATtgtaaatccaaaaaaaagtaggaaacTCTTTCAAAGTTAAGACGTATTGTTTTAAGATGAACTATACTGATATCGATATCTAAAGCCTTTCCAATTAATTGTATtgacattataaaaaagaatgtgaTGAAATACGATCGgcattatagaaaaaatacgaCAAATCCATTAAAGAATGTCGTAATGTCATTTGATAAAATGAGTTATCATCGTGTATGAGGAAGCAATATCAAATTAAGCCTAGATTATATCCAAGAACTCGAAGATTTAAtcaatcatttctttattgttcGATACGTTGTTTACAAAAAGTCGAAACGTTTTTACACGTGCATACAAAAGAATGTATATATCGAGCAGgaacatcattttcttttttttctaagaagaaaaatcgaagatgCAAAAAAGCGATAAATGTGCAGATGGATTAGATAAGAATACAAAATGTACATGgtgaaaaatgataagaatttGTACGCTTATAAAAGTCGCCTGTGTTCCTTGATATTGTCAGTTAAAAGAATCGCGAGCTCGAGAAGCaaatacaaaaaacaaaaaagacaagGTATTTCACGATGAAAGGTAAGATATATCTCGATCAAAATTGTCCAAATCGAAAgtgaaaaattgtttacatCGTCTTTGAATGATTTTAGGAACATGGTACGTGGTAATTACGGTCATCGCGGCTACATTGGCCATTGTTATGACCGAAGATACGGTGATAACACCAATACCAACGGAATGTCCCGCAATAGATCCTCTCAACTACACTGTCCATTTGGCGCACGAGTCGGATTGCACTAAATTCTACAAATGTGATCATGGCAAAAAGATCGAGATGACCTGTCCATTGATGAACAATAACGGAGACAAACTGCACTTCAATCCTAAACTACAAGTTTGTGACTTTCCAGATAAAGCTGGTTGTACATCTTCTACTAAGGATCCTTCTAAACCTACCCCATCTGTACCTACCCCATCTGTACCTACCCCATCTGTACCTACTCCATCTAAACCTACCTCATCCGAAGCTACTCCATCTAAACCTTCCTCATCTGAAGCTACTCCATCTAAACCTTCCTCATCTGAACCTATTCCAACTGAACCTACTTCAACTAAACCTTCCTCATCTAAACCTAACCCATCTCAACCGAGTTGTTCTCCAGATGGTGTCGGTCAATCTCATGAATGCTCTtgcgaaaaatattatctctgCAAAAATAGCGAACTCGTTCTTCAAAAATGTCCCGATGGTCTTCATTGGAACTCCAAAGCAGGCAAGTGCGATAAAGCTATCGAGTCGAATTGtatcaaagagaaaactttgaaatggtattattaattcgtttgAACAACGATGAACTTATAGGGCATAATATTAGccaaaaatgtaaataacaatatcattataaataaacattgcGTCGACGATATCGATAAGAAGTTTAGTATAAGAAGTATCGACTAATTCAGATAacagaattaataaaataagttgcgatataaatagaaatttggttcaataattataataattcgatgtcaattttatcgttaaatcaaAAGCGCGCTTTTTATTACAATGGAAAcattatttcttatcgatGATACAAGTCGATAAAATAGTTATCTCTCACATTGTCATTCGGCGACATCTAGCATTATTTAAGCGCAACTAAAGTATcatacgataataagtatCACACTCTCTGCTGTTTTTGTGGagaaatatatcaatgaaagatttataatattgattaataatttgattgtATCTCacatttgatttctttttatctctatttatattcctgtaaaaaagaattgtcgAATTTTCGATAAACGATATCATTGAAAGAAGTAgcttgattttttatttaatttaattaagtagcttaattttttttcctcttttttttttttttttttttttttttttaactcgtaCACGTCATTCCAATTATCGCAGACATTGTTTGATTACTGcagaaatatctttataattacatGACAAGATTTACAAgcgattacgataataatttgtattcaaCTATATAATTTTCGGATGTACAATTATTACCGAGCGTACGAACGAAAAGTGGAAGTTAATCTTAAAGATGGCGCACGTTATTTCAGATATTTATCTGGTtgtataagaattataatttgtttaatatccAAATATCCTGCTTGACGTTTtgttgattatataaattatttcccaAATCGGCAAATACATTGTAAATTGTAGCTAACATTAAAAcagattactattattgtctctatcattatttattaatatttaaaaaggtTATAGAAAGATATAGTTGTGCAATAACATTCCAATGatcgttttatctttacacaaattattattatcgtatattacGTTCCGCGTGAtgttatatcgtaaaaaaaaaaaggagaaaaaaaaattcacgttaaaaatatattaaatattatattaaatattatataaaatatatttattaatgaacttTTGTAAATCTATTTGTATGGAATATAACATAAACCCATACACCAAGGCCtcttggcttttttttttcttttttaaaagttaGTTTATTTGTCACAGctctttatatgtacataagtataaTCTAACTTAGAAGACTTTGaacaatgttatattataacactagctataagttatatatacgataaatctCCATAGCGATCGGTAATCtaggatattaattattagaataataattattaatcttataactgtgattaaataatcaataaatagtACTATATGTATAACCAAGGCCTCTTGGTCTAGGGGTATGATTCCTGCTTTGGGTGCAGGAGGTCCCGGGTTCAAATCCCGGAGGGgcccgattttttttttttcacttcatcgacactgtttccttttttgtcgttttaattaattttattaacgcTCAACGACACGCAATCGGTTTACTATtaactttgataataataaaccgAGACAcagtaataatttatcgtcGTCACTTTTGCATTTCGTGTTAAAAGTCACGTCGATATAACAACCGAgaactttatctctctctctcctctctctctctctcgttctatttctttctattatatgaGATTTCTCTAATCAGATTAGACGAATCAAGAGGATAAAAACACGGGAGACTTTCGAGAAAGTGAGATAAATAACTATTAGATAGAAAGTATTAGATTCGTAAAGGAAGATCGTCGTTTAAGGCTCGTTGAATTTGCCGCGTCTGACAGTCTCGTACGTGCAATAAGAAAGATGGCGGTCGCGTCGCAGTGCGCATGTACTGCTTCCAAATGGTCGAGCAAAAACACAGCTGGTCTATGATCTCCGAGGCAGCTGACGGTCGAACGCTCTCGACGTGATTTCGCGTGTGTGTTTCCGACCGATCTAAAGAGTTCACAGAGAGATCTAAGGTTTAAGATTCGGATTCGAAGAGAGCTATCGTAATAGAGAGGTTATAACTAGGTGTTAAGTAGAAAAGGGAAACGACGTGTGCCGGATCAAAGGAGGCAGTGATAGTGATACGTTTTTGTGTGAGCTTAAATGTGTATGAAGCTCGTACGTTCGTCGCGGTGTCGCCACGAGGGGAGGTTCGTTCTTCGTCCCTGGGATACAAAGGAGTCGAGGAACTGGCTGCTTCTAGCGTCCTTAAGgtgaatacaaatttttttcattctgatattagttata
This Vespa velutina chromosome 10, iVesVel2.1, whole genome shotgun sequence DNA region includes the following protein-coding sequences:
- the LOC124952016 gene encoding solute carrier organic anion transporter family member 4A1 isoform X2, which gives rise to MTTGIDNLAFDTVHHTSSGVPDMHETLSNFPEQFGDGPRKPEIKVEMPKESDRTTDNLKCGWFWFRPIYLQKFRTAKWALFWLCWAGAMQGMVVNGFVNVVITTIERRFGLRSSQTGLIAGGYDIASFLLLVPVSYLGGRSKASKPRYIGVGVLVLGLGSLLFASPHYLVGSYRGGQQSENICQRVNNASTRSVSCSDINGQADEQQEPYSGMYLIIFLMAQLLHGAGAAPFYTLGVTYLDENVSKKMSSVYLGIYYTMAVIGPALGYVVGGELLKLYTDFIIVDPSTIGLTPDSNVWVGAWWIGFLAAAVICFVIAIPLLAFPPALPGSEELAKERVSEAHAKPSKSSSREPGEAFSKIRELPRAMTELLTNPAFFMLNLAGASEGLLIAGFAAFLPKLIENQFSVNASSAALLMGLVTVPAGGGGTFLGGYLIKRLNLSCSGILKFCLFSTAACIVFTLCFALSCPNLNFAGLTVPYHSLTKKSLSLEDSCNTACGCSRSEFNPICGIDGLTYYSPCHAGCYQEISMNDVKVYDDCSCIQGTAKNLTILNSNENITYEAVNTTCTSTCSYLWLFVVLAFCNMFVTFLCTMPALSSTLRVVRDDQRSFALGIQWIKVRILGTIPAPMVFGALIDETCILWQENCEGRGACLVYDNYYMSSYMLALAFIGKAASLLFFFLAWWSYIPPVSKTIGSNSQKETNTGANISLMPNDATNDLQLTPTTITPMTDA
- the LOC124952016 gene encoding solute carrier organic anion transporter family member 4A1 isoform X7 — protein: MVVNGFVNVVITTIERRFGLRSSQTGLIAGGYDIASFLLLVPVSYLGGRSKASKPRYIGVGVLVLGLGSLLFASPHYLVGSYRGGQQSENICQRVNNASTRSVSCSDINGQADEQQEPYSGMYLIIFLMAQLLHGAGAAPFYTLGVTYLDENVSKKMSSVYLGIYYTMAVIGPALGYVVGGELLKLYTDFIIVDPSTIGLTPDSNVWVGAWWIGFLAAAVICFVIAIPLLAFPPALPGSEELAKERVSEAHAKPSKSSSREPGEAFSKIRELPRAMTELLTNPAFFMLNLAGASEGLLIAGFAAFLPKLIENQFSVNASSAALLMGLVTVPAGGGGTFLGGYLIKRLNLSCSGILKFCLFSTAACIVFTLCFALSCPNLNFAGLTVPYHSLTKKSLSLEDSCNTACGCSRSEFNPICGIDGLTYYSPCHAGCYQEISMNDVKVYDDCSCIQGTAKNLTILNSNENITYEAVNTTCTSTCSYLWLFVVLAFCNMFVTFLCTMPALSSTLRVVRDDQRSFALGIQWIKVRILGTIPAPMVFGALIDETCILWQENCEGRGACLVYDNYYMSSYMLALAFIGKAASLLFFFLAWWSYIPPVSKTIGSNSQKETNTGANISLMPNDATNDLQLTPTTITPMTDA
- the LOC124952016 gene encoding solute carrier organic anion transporter family member 4A1 isoform X1, producing MRRETRVEIDYIAKMTTGIDNLAFDTVHHTSSGVPDMHETLSNFPEQFGDGPRKPEIKVEMPKESDRTTDNLKCGWFWFRPIYLQKFRTAKWALFWLCWAGAMQGMVVNGFVNVVITTIERRFGLRSSQTGLIAGGYDIASFLLLVPVSYLGGRSKASKPRYIGVGVLVLGLGSLLFASPHYLVGSYRGGQQSENICQRVNNASTRSVSCSDINGQADEQQEPYSGMYLIIFLMAQLLHGAGAAPFYTLGVTYLDENVSKKMSSVYLGIYYTMAVIGPALGYVVGGELLKLYTDFIIVDPSTIGLTPDSNVWVGAWWIGFLAAAVICFVIAIPLLAFPPALPGSEELAKERVSEAHAKPSKSSSREPGEAFSKIRELPRAMTELLTNPAFFMLNLAGASEGLLIAGFAAFLPKLIENQFSVNASSAALLMGLVTVPAGGGGTFLGGYLIKRLNLSCSGILKFCLFSTAACIVFTLCFALSCPNLNFAGLTVPYHSLTKKSLSLEDSCNTACGCSRSEFNPICGIDGLTYYSPCHAGCYQEISMNDVKVYDDCSCIQGTAKNLTILNSNENITYEAVNTTCTSTCSYLWLFVVLAFCNMFVTFLCTMPALSSTLRVVRDDQRSFALGIQWIKVRILGTIPAPMVFGALIDETCILWQENCEGRGACLVYDNYYMSSYMLALAFIGKAASLLFFFLAWWSYIPPVSKTIGSNSQKETNTGANISLMPNDATNDLQLTPTTITPMTDA